In Paenibacillus sp. FSL M7-0420, a single genomic region encodes these proteins:
- a CDS encoding insulinase family protein, giving the protein MAPKLSFHQENNIFFVNDQCEETLVIVCIKAGCGQEPIGKNGIAHLVEHICLSYRHYIPTSTIRFKIFNRVCLRSSGITNYGQTILLFSFSSHMDNIYTFHQILKVVLDTTIITKETFEKSKSEILTECKQKASQWYWQQDIISFITDRQINELPVGNEDEIASLKMRDAITFLQKYYIPNNMALVYFSGLQMKDILSNLYQEIPGFETGISKRLNYNASFNDTKNQKCSLSVCRLEHPSYHNVVEIYYQYSYKSLNLKSKITRMLYEAVTKKSIDEYVSASPYAHRCSGISVTDKHVSANLYYVVFSLSFTTIDDTLSRFAENVVNFLNHLLITEEILQASKENISPFFYEQEEPNRVQTFQNLSCHIFYGEPIHITTNQYSQLKELIDQIEVSDLMDYREWILNAPCKIVIST; this is encoded by the coding sequence ATGGCACCTAAATTATCTTTTCATCAAGAAAACAATATCTTTTTTGTAAATGATCAATGTGAGGAAACGCTGGTTATTGTGTGTATTAAAGCTGGATGTGGACAGGAACCTATAGGTAAAAACGGAATAGCTCATTTGGTTGAGCATATTTGTCTTTCCTATCGACATTATATTCCTACATCTACTATTCGTTTTAAAATATTCAATAGGGTTTGTTTACGTTCGTCCGGAATTACTAATTATGGACAAACCATATTATTGTTCTCTTTTTCCTCACATATGGATAATATCTATACATTCCATCAAATTTTAAAAGTAGTGCTTGATACTACTATTATCACCAAAGAAACTTTTGAAAAATCAAAATCTGAGATATTAACCGAATGTAAGCAGAAAGCATCTCAGTGGTACTGGCAGCAGGATATTATCTCATTTATAACAGATAGACAAATTAATGAGCTTCCCGTAGGAAATGAAGATGAAATAGCATCACTAAAAATGAGAGATGCAATCACATTTCTTCAAAAATACTATATTCCAAATAATATGGCACTTGTTTATTTTTCTGGATTGCAGATGAAAGATATTCTATCAAATCTATATCAAGAAATACCAGGTTTTGAGACTGGAATTTCTAAACGATTAAACTATAATGCAAGTTTTAATGATACCAAAAACCAAAAGTGTAGCTTGTCGGTTTGCAGACTGGAGCATCCTTCTTATCATAATGTAGTTGAAATCTATTATCAGTATTCTTATAAATCTTTAAATCTGAAGTCAAAGATAACAAGAATGTTATATGAAGCTGTTACAAAAAAAAGTATTGATGAATATGTATCTGCATCTCCATATGCTCATAGGTGCTCTGGCATTTCAGTAACAGACAAGCATGTTTCCGCTAATCTTTATTATGTTGTATTTTCATTGAGCTTTACTACTATAGATGATACACTATCTCGTTTTGCAGAAAATGTTGTTAACTTTTTAAATCATTTGTTGATTACAGAAGAAATACTGCAAGCATCGAAAGAAAATATTTCGCCATTTTTCTATGAACAAGAAGAACCGAACAGAGTTCAGACATTTCAGAATTTATCTTGTCATATTTTTTATGGCGAACCCATTCATATAACTACCAACCAATACAGTCAGTTAAAGGAATTAATTGATCAAATTGAGGTTAGCGATCTTATGGATTACAGGGAATGGATATTGAATGCTCCTTGTAAAATAGTAATCTCTACCTAA
- a CDS encoding TetR/AcrR family transcriptional regulator has product MRVVKEAEARRNEILDAAEELFGQKGFDGTSTGDILGKVGIARGTLYYHFKSKEDIMDALIERTNAAILHAAQQVAEDKSIPVIDRILRVVMALNISSGEGSSTEIMEHIHKPQNALMHQKVQKAVIRSVPPILASIISEGIEQGIFNTPYPYECMEMVVIYATTIFDNDMVEMTEEERMSRILAFIANVERLLGAGNGSLMSVMQMFGGSGGVEAGNGDE; this is encoded by the coding sequence ATGAGAGTTGTAAAAGAAGCGGAAGCCCGCAGAAATGAGATTCTGGATGCAGCAGAGGAGCTGTTCGGACAGAAGGGCTTCGACGGTACCAGCACGGGCGATATTCTGGGCAAGGTCGGCATTGCGCGCGGGACACTGTATTATCACTTCAAGTCGAAGGAGGATATTATGGACGCGCTGATTGAGCGGACGAATGCCGCTATCCTTCATGCCGCTCAGCAGGTTGCTGAAGACAAGAGCATCCCCGTCATCGACCGGATTCTCCGTGTAGTCATGGCGCTGAACATCAGCAGCGGAGAGGGGAGCAGCACGGAGATCATGGAGCATATCCACAAGCCGCAGAATGCGCTGATGCATCAGAAGGTTCAGAAGGCGGTTATCCGCAGCGTTCCGCCCATTCTGGCCTCCATCATCAGCGAGGGGATCGAGCAGGGGATATTCAATACTCCCTATCCGTACGAATGTATGGAGATGGTTGTCATCTATGCCACCACCATTTTTGATAATGACATGGTTGAAATGACGGAAGAAGAGCGTATGTCACGCATTCTGGCCTTCATCGCCAATGTGGAACGGCTGCTCGGTGCCGGGAACGGAAGTCTGATGAGTGTAATGCAGATGTTCGGCGGCTCCGGTGGAGTGGAAGCGGGCAATGGTGATGAATAG
- a CDS encoding radical SAM/SPASM domain-containing protein, with translation MSTLKCHEEIGRLFALKQKSEIQRLGKLFSTETNNYYYDTGTGKVLQLDDDSFKIMQCLFEVSDVNDVNEMLIVQEITISAIKDFCQTVIDEQLFRALKPERLYTPGHNELLEERVNNELSQVILELTGRCNLRCGYCIYNENCDLNRDFNHSDMSLEIAKASIDYAAQHSGEKIAVTFYGGEPLLKFDVLKWAVEYSLEALKGKKITFSLTTNLTLVTKEIADFLAAVPGMGVVCSLDGPEYVQNAYRKYANGEGSFSRALHGLRLMSDSFSKSENSISINAVFAPPYSHEKLNDINSFFSGLDFLSPNVDINIGYAAEGSIPNADIKFKNKHDAKPKEIDPLWSWLEESALSRPVIRDHINNISSSGIESSLISIEKRYLSKIPGEFYPFNGCCTPGARRLYITTNGELYVCERVGNSPSIGNIKDGIDFSRLKKYYVEDYSEGSIEQCQNCWAIRLCSVCYAHNYTETEFNAFEKNRKCNLRRSIHLKDLILYHTVRETSPEKLAFLEHTEIY, from the coding sequence ATGAGTACACTGAAATGCCATGAGGAAATTGGGCGGTTATTCGCATTGAAACAAAAAAGTGAGATTCAACGACTAGGCAAACTTTTCTCAACGGAAACAAATAATTACTATTATGATACTGGAACGGGAAAAGTCTTACAGTTAGATGATGATTCTTTTAAAATCATGCAGTGTCTCTTCGAAGTATCTGATGTTAATGATGTCAATGAAATGTTGATCGTACAAGAAATAACCATCTCAGCTATTAAAGATTTTTGCCAAACGGTTATTGATGAACAGCTATTCCGTGCATTAAAACCCGAACGTTTGTATACGCCAGGGCATAACGAACTTTTAGAGGAAAGGGTTAACAATGAGTTATCACAAGTGATTCTGGAATTAACAGGTCGTTGTAATTTGCGGTGTGGATATTGTATATATAATGAAAATTGCGACTTAAACAGAGATTTCAATCACAGTGATATGAGTCTGGAAATTGCAAAGGCAAGCATTGATTATGCGGCACAACATTCCGGAGAGAAAATAGCTGTTACCTTTTATGGAGGAGAGCCGTTACTCAAATTTGATGTATTGAAATGGGCAGTAGAATATTCTTTGGAAGCTCTAAAGGGAAAAAAAATCACATTCTCCTTGACAACAAATCTGACATTAGTGACAAAAGAAATAGCGGATTTCTTGGCAGCGGTTCCAGGTATGGGGGTTGTTTGCAGCTTGGACGGTCCGGAATATGTGCAAAACGCATATAGAAAATATGCTAATGGAGAAGGCAGCTTTTCTCGGGCACTTCATGGTCTGAGGCTGATGAGTGATTCGTTTTCGAAAAGTGAAAATTCAATCTCCATAAACGCTGTATTTGCACCGCCGTATTCACATGAGAAGCTGAATGATATTAATTCTTTTTTCTCGGGTTTGGATTTCTTGTCACCTAATGTAGATATTAATATTGGTTATGCTGCAGAAGGTAGTATTCCTAATGCAGATATTAAATTTAAGAACAAACATGACGCTAAACCCAAAGAAATAGATCCTTTGTGGTCATGGTTGGAAGAATCGGCCTTAAGTCGTCCAGTAATCAGAGATCATATTAATAATATTTCTTCTTCAGGCATCGAAAGCTCGTTAATCAGCATTGAAAAACGTTATCTTTCGAAAATCCCTGGTGAATTTTATCCCTTTAATGGTTGTTGTACTCCTGGAGCACGCAGACTTTACATAACTACAAATGGAGAATTATATGTCTGCGAACGCGTAGGCAATTCACCTTCCATTGGGAATATTAAGGATGGCATCGATTTTAGTCGACTTAAAAAATACTATGTTGAAGATTATTCTGAAGGATCAATTGAGCAATGCCAAAACTGTTGGGCGATAAGATTGTGTTCCGTGTGTTATGCGCATAATTATACAGAAACTGAATTTAATGCATTTGAAAAAAACAGAAAATGCAACTTGCGCAGAAGTATACACCTCAAGGATTTAATTCTATATCATACTGTACGAGAAACTTCACCTGAGAAGTTGGCATTTTTAGAACATACTGAAATTTACTGA
- a CDS encoding quinone oxidoreductase family protein, translating to MYAAIVRSFDSGPKYEKLAAPVPSGEHEALVDVLAAGLHLRVRAQANGSHYTSTDELPLIPGIDGVGRLPDGKLVYFVAADNAPGSFADQTLIDLRRAVQLPADADPVLIAAAMNPAMSSWVTLRRRVQAKPGFKVLILGATGNSGQMAVQIAKLMGASQIIAAGRNPERLRSLTQYGADAVISLTGDPGAVSRNLGEASAEVDIVLDYLWGDPAALSMLPILTRRSDRSRLLTWIQIGSMAGADAAIPSAALRSANFQIIGSGQGSVTPAGYLAEFPALIEAIAEGQLTANPIIYPLSQIEQVWKNPPDNQQRIVFVP from the coding sequence ATGTACGCTGCTATTGTAAGATCCTTCGATTCAGGTCCGAAATACGAAAAGCTTGCAGCTCCGGTACCTTCAGGAGAACACGAAGCTCTGGTAGATGTGCTGGCTGCCGGACTACATCTCCGGGTCCGGGCACAAGCCAATGGCTCTCACTACACCAGTACGGATGAACTGCCGCTAATCCCAGGCATTGATGGCGTCGGACGGCTCCCGGATGGCAAGCTGGTCTATTTTGTAGCCGCCGATAATGCCCCGGGATCGTTCGCAGACCAGACCCTCATCGATCTTCGCCGCGCTGTCCAGCTGCCCGCAGATGCCGATCCCGTGCTCATCGCCGCCGCGATGAATCCGGCTATGTCCTCCTGGGTGACTCTCCGCCGCCGGGTTCAGGCTAAGCCCGGGTTCAAGGTTCTCATTCTGGGTGCTACAGGCAACTCCGGGCAGATGGCTGTGCAGATCGCCAAGCTTATGGGAGCCAGTCAGATCATCGCTGCCGGGCGGAACCCGGAACGTCTGCGTTCGCTTACACAGTATGGTGCAGATGCAGTCATATCGCTTACCGGGGATCCCGGGGCAGTGTCCCGGAACCTCGGCGAAGCCTCAGCTGAAGTGGATATCGTTCTCGACTATCTGTGGGGTGATCCTGCTGCACTCTCCATGCTCCCGATATTAACCCGCCGGTCCGACCGCAGCCGGCTGTTAACCTGGATTCAGATCGGTTCCATGGCAGGCGCGGACGCCGCGATTCCTTCCGCTGCACTCCGTTCTGCCAACTTCCAGATCATCGGCAGCGGCCAGGGGTCCGTCACGCCTGCCGGATATCTGGCCGAATTCCCGGCGTTGATTGAGGCGATTGCAGAGGGTCAGCTTACAGCGAACCCTATCATTTATCCGTTATCTCAGATTGAACAAGTATGGAAGAATCCGCCAGACAATCAGCAGCGTATTGTCTTCGTGCCCTAA
- a CDS encoding ABC transporter permease, producing MFYRIIRRDIRTSKGITLTTMLFVAAAAMLVSLSAILVVNLSGAIDHLMTQAKTPHFLQMHSGQLDQDRLKAFAEQNNKVEEHQVLDFLNVEGARIVMDGHTLADSVQDNGFSTQSGKFDYLLDLDGKVIDVRGGEVYVPISYMKDGSVEAGGTVTVGDTSLTVAGFLRDSQMNSLLASSKRFLVSPADYAELAQYGTTEYLIEFRLKDLSMLGAFETDYTAAGLEGNGPVITYPLFRVLNAISDGLMIAVILLASVLVVIIAFLCIRFTLMATIESDYREIGVMKAIGLRVSDLKRIYLAKYAAIAALGSILGLALSFSFRGLLLENIRLYMGESAHPALALACGILGVLLVFLIIVAYVNRVLKRFRKISAVEAIRFGTSRQTRAGSGRFTLSANRLLNTNVYLGVKDVLSRKALYATMLAVLVISSFLMIVPQNLYHTISSSSFITYMGIGDSDLRLDIQQTDHIPEKAADIARVMEQDVMIFRFAVLTTQALNVKLDNGVVERIKVELGDHSIFPVAYGEGHGPVAANEIALSAANAKELGKQAGDSLTLLVDGEAKELTVSGIYSDVTNGGKTAKATFTTTSDQAMWAVIYAELADSMLISSKVSEYAERFSYAKVSDIGEYVTQTFGSTISSVGKAAWAALAVMLVLNVLITLLFMRMLVAKDRYSIAVMKSMGFRNSDLTVQYYARSIFVLVTGMILGILLANTLGQILAGAVISSFGASSFKFVVNPLSAYLLCPLIMTGSVLIGAVIGTSGIGRIQISGNIKE from the coding sequence ATGTTTTACCGAATCATCCGCAGAGATATCCGCACAAGTAAGGGAATTACACTGACGACTATGCTGTTCGTAGCGGCCGCTGCCATGCTCGTCTCTCTGTCAGCCATTCTGGTCGTCAATCTGAGTGGGGCCATCGATCATCTGATGACGCAGGCGAAGACGCCGCATTTCCTGCAGATGCATTCCGGCCAGCTGGATCAAGACCGGCTCAAGGCCTTTGCAGAGCAGAACAATAAGGTTGAAGAACACCAGGTGCTTGATTTTCTCAATGTAGAAGGCGCGAGGATTGTCATGGACGGGCATACGCTTGCGGACAGTGTTCAGGATAACGGCTTCAGCACACAGAGCGGGAAGTTTGATTATCTGCTTGATCTGGACGGGAAAGTGATTGATGTACGGGGCGGCGAGGTGTATGTCCCGATCAGTTATATGAAGGATGGCTCCGTCGAGGCCGGAGGGACGGTTACCGTGGGAGACACAAGTCTCACCGTAGCGGGGTTCCTGCGGGATTCACAGATGAACTCACTGCTTGCTTCGTCGAAGCGGTTCCTCGTCAGCCCGGCGGATTATGCGGAGCTGGCGCAGTACGGAACCACGGAATACCTGATTGAGTTCAGACTGAAGGACCTGTCGATGCTGGGGGCCTTCGAGACAGACTATACCGCAGCAGGACTTGAAGGCAACGGCCCGGTGATTACATATCCCCTGTTCAGAGTGCTTAATGCGATCTCGGACGGACTTATGATTGCGGTGATCCTGCTGGCGAGTGTGCTGGTTGTTATTATTGCTTTTCTATGTATAAGGTTCACCCTCATGGCAACCATCGAGAGCGATTACCGGGAGATCGGTGTCATGAAGGCCATCGGTCTGCGCGTCTCGGATCTCAAAAGAATCTATCTGGCCAAATACGCAGCGATAGCAGCTCTGGGGAGTATCCTCGGCTTGGCATTATCGTTCAGCTTCAGAGGTCTGCTGCTTGAGAATATCAGGCTGTATATGGGCGAAAGTGCGCATCCGGCACTTGCTCTGGCCTGCGGCATCCTTGGAGTGCTGCTCGTATTCCTCATTATTGTTGCCTATGTGAACAGGGTGCTGAAGCGTTTCCGGAAGATTTCAGCTGTCGAAGCCATCCGTTTCGGCACATCCCGGCAGACCCGGGCGGGCTCAGGGCGGTTTACCTTGAGCGCCAACCGGCTGCTGAACACGAATGTTTATTTAGGCGTTAAGGATGTCTTGTCCAGAAAAGCTCTATATGCAACTATGCTTGCAGTACTCGTCATCTCTTCCTTCCTTATGATTGTGCCCCAGAATCTCTATCATACGATCTCCTCTTCAAGCTTCATTACATACATGGGCATCGGTGACAGTGATCTGCGCCTGGATATCCAGCAGACGGACCATATTCCAGAGAAGGCCGCAGATATTGCGCGGGTGATGGAGCAGGATGTGATGATCTTCCGTTTTGCCGTGCTGACCACTCAGGCGCTGAACGTGAAGCTGGACAATGGTGTCGTTGAGCGGATAAAGGTTGAGCTGGGCGACCATTCTATTTTTCCGGTTGCCTATGGTGAAGGACATGGCCCGGTTGCAGCGAATGAGATTGCCCTCTCCGCCGCGAATGCCAAGGAGCTGGGCAAGCAAGCCGGTGATTCCCTGACCCTGCTCGTAGACGGAGAAGCGAAGGAGCTTACGGTGTCCGGGATTTATTCGGATGTGACCAACGGCGGGAAAACAGCCAAGGCCACCTTCACCACGACTTCTGATCAGGCCATGTGGGCCGTGATTTATGCGGAGCTTGCAGATTCCATGCTAATCAGCAGCAAGGTGAGCGAATATGCAGAGCGGTTCAGTTATGCTAAGGTGTCTGATATCGGGGAATATGTGACGCAGACCTTCGGCTCTACCATTAGCTCAGTCGGTAAGGCTGCATGGGCTGCTCTAGCCGTGATGCTGGTCCTGAATGTACTGATTACACTCTTGTTCATGCGGATGCTGGTAGCCAAGGACCGTTACTCTATTGCCGTCATGAAATCGATGGGCTTCCGGAATTCCGATCTGACTGTACAGTATTATGCGCGTTCTATATTTGTACTGGTGACCGGGATGATTCTGGGCATCCTGCTGGCGAACACTCTGGGGCAGATTCTTGCCGGGGCTGTGATCTCCTCCTTCGGGGCTTCGTCGTTCAAGTTCGTGGTCAATCCACTCTCGGCGTATCTGCTGTGTCCGCTAATCATGACCGGTTCTGTACTCATCGGGGCGGTTATCGGCACATCGGGCATCGGTCGAATTCAAATATCCGGCAATATTAAGGAGTAG
- a CDS encoding ArsR/SmtB family transcription factor — translation MDQELMNELASQFKNSLKVLNAVGAETRQAILMALLQGPQDPGMRVGEIRGITHFSRPAVSHHLRILIEAEIVSVRKEGTRNYYRLDSGSKLMVLKSLVNGLEKVLAQCEREAGIL, via the coding sequence ATGGACCAGGAACTTATGAATGAACTGGCGTCTCAATTCAAGAATTCGCTGAAGGTGCTGAACGCGGTCGGTGCCGAGACCCGGCAAGCCATCCTGATGGCCTTGCTGCAAGGGCCGCAAGATCCGGGCATGCGTGTAGGCGAGATAAGAGGGATCACCCACTTTTCCCGTCCGGCCGTGTCCCATCATCTGAGAATATTGATAGAAGCGGAGATAGTTAGCGTCCGAAAAGAAGGCACCCGCAACTATTACCGGCTTGATTCTGGAAGCAAGCTGATGGTGCTCAAAAGCCTGGTGAACGGGCTGGAGAAGGTTCTGGCACAATGCGAGCGTGAAGCAGGGATTCTCTGA
- a CDS encoding MFS transporter translates to MNRSGTGFGRFLFLWSGQLISAIGGGLTAFGLGIYTLQQTGQASAMALVTLLAFMPSLLLSPVAGVLADRYDRRLLMVLGDTLSALGLIYILVCLLNGDAQLWQICLGVTVSSVFSSLLDPAYKATITDLLTEEQYTKASGFVQIAGSAKYLISPLIAGLLLTVSDVKLLLIIDICTFFLTVPTTLAVRSGLPSKKTEQTPAFIREFQEGWRAVSGNRGVLVLVIMTSVMTFFIGFIETLSMPMILAFSNSAVLGTLETVMASGMLVSSVIIGMLHIQKNFVRMLAVSLFCSGISIAVFGLRENIVLIGAAGFMFFAMLPFTNTALDYLVRTNIDNSVQGRAWSLIGLLSQLGFVAAYMLAGVLADYVFTPLLVSGGVLADSVGRIIGTGSGRGMGLLIIIAGLLLSAASVMIYRLKSITSLESRG, encoded by the coding sequence ATGAATAGATCCGGAACAGGCTTCGGCAGATTCCTGTTTCTGTGGTCAGGGCAGCTGATTTCGGCTATCGGCGGCGGGCTCACCGCGTTCGGGCTGGGGATTTATACCTTACAGCAGACCGGGCAGGCTTCGGCTATGGCGCTGGTGACATTACTGGCATTCATGCCTTCGCTGCTGCTTAGTCCAGTCGCAGGCGTGCTAGCGGACCGCTATGACCGCAGACTGCTGATGGTGCTGGGGGATACGCTCTCTGCCTTAGGTCTGATTTATATTCTGGTCTGCCTGCTGAATGGAGATGCGCAGCTGTGGCAGATCTGCTTAGGGGTGACCGTCAGCTCGGTATTCTCCTCGTTGCTTGATCCCGCCTATAAAGCTACGATAACCGATTTGCTTACCGAGGAGCAGTATACGAAGGCCAGCGGGTTTGTGCAGATTGCCGGCTCCGCCAAATATCTGATTTCGCCGCTCATTGCCGGGCTGCTGCTTACAGTCTCTGATGTGAAGCTGCTGCTGATTATCGACATCTGTACTTTTTTTCTAACCGTGCCTACTACGCTTGCGGTCCGCAGCGGTCTTCCCTCCAAAAAGACGGAGCAGACACCAGCCTTTATCCGTGAATTTCAAGAAGGCTGGAGAGCAGTCTCCGGGAATCGGGGAGTACTGGTGCTGGTGATTATGACCTCGGTCATGACCTTCTTCATCGGGTTCATCGAGACCTTGTCCATGCCGATGATTCTGGCGTTCTCTAATAGTGCCGTCTTGGGGACGCTTGAGACGGTCATGGCATCGGGAATGCTGGTGTCGAGTGTCATTATAGGGATGCTGCATATACAAAAAAATTTCGTGCGCATGCTGGCAGTGTCGCTTTTTTGCTCAGGAATCAGTATCGCCGTCTTCGGACTGCGTGAGAATATTGTGCTGATTGGCGCTGCCGGATTTATGTTTTTTGCCATGTTGCCCTTTACGAACACAGCCCTGGATTATCTGGTCCGCACCAATATTGACAATTCCGTTCAGGGGAGAGCCTGGTCATTGATCGGACTGCTCTCACAGCTAGGATTCGTGGCGGCTTATATGCTGGCAGGTGTGCTGGCAGACTACGTATTTACTCCCTTGCTGGTGAGCGGCGGAGTTCTGGCGGATAGTGTGGGGCGGATCATCGGCACTGGCAGCGGGCGGGGGATGGGACTTCTCATCATCATTGCCGGGCTGCTGTTAAGCGCTGCTTCGGTCATGATCTATCGGCTCAAATCCATTACAAGTCTTGAGAGCAGGGGGTAA
- a CDS encoding ABC transporter ATP-binding protein → MKKIISGENITKQYGTGGEQRKVLDGVSVDIHEGEFVSVMGPSGSGKSTLMFALSGMDRIDWGLVTFEGRDLGILEEDELADLRRTEMGFVFQQPTLMKNLNILDNIILPSMRDNRRKVAAIMDKAQQLMEKVGIAELAKRDITEASGGQLQRAGICRALMGSPRIIFGDEPTGALNLKAAEEIMDLLSGINEEGTAIMLVTHDATVAARTQRIMFMCDGRIVDEIRLPKYNGGTLEPRMNLITAKMREIGI, encoded by the coding sequence ATGAAGAAGATCATTTCGGGAGAAAATATAACCAAACAATATGGCACTGGCGGGGAGCAGCGCAAAGTGCTGGACGGGGTATCCGTCGATATTCACGAAGGTGAATTCGTCTCGGTAATGGGACCCTCAGGCTCAGGGAAGTCCACGCTGATGTTTGCACTGAGCGGAATGGACCGGATCGACTGGGGGCTGGTTACTTTTGAGGGCAGGGATCTGGGGATACTTGAAGAGGATGAGCTTGCGGATCTCCGCAGAACGGAAATGGGCTTCGTGTTCCAGCAGCCGACACTGATGAAGAATCTGAACATCCTGGACAATATTATTCTGCCGTCGATGCGTGACAACAGGCGGAAGGTTGCAGCGATTATGGATAAGGCGCAGCAGCTTATGGAAAAGGTGGGGATCGCGGAGCTGGCGAAGCGTGATATTACAGAGGCTTCGGGTGGACAGCTGCAACGGGCGGGTATCTGCCGCGCGCTGATGGGCAGCCCGCGGATTATTTTCGGGGATGAGCCAACCGGCGCGCTGAATCTGAAGGCTGCCGAGGAGATCATGGACCTGCTGTCCGGAATCAATGAAGAAGGGACGGCAATCATGCTGGTCACCCATGATGCTACTGTGGCGGCCAGGACGCAGCGGATTATGTTCATGTGCGACGGCCGGATTGTCGATGAGATACGCCTGCCGAAATACAACGGAGGGACGCTGGAGCCCCGCATGAACTTAATCACGGCAAAAATGCGGGAGATTGGGATTTAA
- a CDS encoding MarR family winged helix-turn-helix transcriptional regulator, with protein MSGYDNSFDKLEDLSMVDSLVQLSFLVQNILARIGTEHDLSIIQIRLLGILRDREPGMLQLAKHLGLDKSSITGLVDRAQRRGLVERTVSQSDRRAFNVRATPAGWKIIHEVGEQIERQITAVTDGLTGEERAQMIALASKILVTAPGVSR; from the coding sequence ATGAGCGGTTACGATAATTCTTTTGATAAGCTGGAGGATCTGTCGATGGTAGACAGCCTTGTGCAGCTATCCTTCCTGGTTCAGAATATCCTTGCCCGGATAGGAACGGAGCATGATCTGTCAATCATTCAGATCCGTCTGCTGGGGATACTGCGCGACCGGGAGCCGGGCATGCTGCAGCTGGCCAAGCATCTGGGCCTCGACAAATCCAGTATTACAGGGCTCGTTGACCGGGCGCAGCGCCGCGGGCTGGTAGAACGTACCGTATCACAGAGTGACCGGCGGGCATTCAATGTGAGGGCTACTCCGGCAGGCTGGAAGATTATTCACGAGGTCGGGGAGCAGATCGAGCGTCAGATTACGGCGGTAACCGATGGTCTTACCGGAGAGGAACGGGCGCAGATGATTGCCCTGGCCAGCAAGATTCTGGTCACTGCACCTGGGGTGAGCCGCTGA